The following coding sequences are from one Equus caballus isolate H_3958 breed thoroughbred chromosome 27, TB-T2T, whole genome shotgun sequence window:
- the DEFA26 gene encoding Paneth cell-specific alpha-defensin 26, translated as MRTLALLAALLLLAFHAQAEPLGEKDDQVPAQDQPGADVQGMTISFEGAERSTRDAAGSRPGLICHCSSFCRRPYREEGICTRGQPKRFCCRRGPR; from the exons ATGAGGACCCTCGCCCTCCTCGCTGCCCTTCTTCTCTTGGCCTTCCATGCCCAGGCTGAGCCCCTGGGAGAGAAAGATGACCAGGTTCCTGCTCAGGACCAGCCTGGAGCCGACGTCCAGGGGATGACCATCTCCTTTGAGGGGGCCGAACGCTCCACTCGAGATGCTGCAG GCTCTAGGCCAGGTCTTATCTGCCACTGCAGCTCCTTTTGCCGAAGACCATATAGGGAAGAGGGGATCTGTACCAGAGGCCAACCCAAAAGGTTTTGCTGTCGTCGTGGTCCTCGCTGA